In a genomic window of Wyeomyia smithii strain HCP4-BCI-WySm-NY-G18 chromosome 1, ASM2978416v1, whole genome shotgun sequence:
- the LOC129717622 gene encoding protein dispatched codes for MDWYYKLLARRPHFVVFSVGVFSVACIMVALIARKLPDFDDPTLGFEARGTSIGKRWTAWRNLLEETSPSGRLISNPKELEEQPSLDYNYGFRSQKRKKGRKKTNGNAKKRNRLNKSIRILKEISTNKSSNGELISYEEYDNDTFSSRHDNWEYGKNMSFYAEETGNKTMEKKRAKWDTLRNLKPPPDSIEIHIPADGFFCESPNKEFAHFVVQRVNHNLNDTLFELNAFLAMCDLEQRITVGEHYTDLCQKELTSDNCCRPWSVVNYVTFLSNKTSCFELDEEDIAMVKTLLFDCYQYYHNMKLSNDCVRSSCVVPTGCKQHNAVYNILHYLTDVEFIKLNESAEFLGAAMIFLPIARSIKSLEFYHSLRQENLENDLVAVVAIDMGLKNALFDECLLRDGWLLGLGALFVVVSMWLYTRSLFVTLMTVIAVIFSLGIAYFIYALIFELSFFPFMNLLAVVVIVGIGADDAFIFLKIWQCVMEDRMKTGAIAMGPLAAPFVVEGVTSRSDTLIGIMAKTLKHAALSMLVTSLTTAAAFYASYVSSITAVRCFGIFSGTAVMVNYLLMITWLPACVSIAERISCFSLVKPVENFVDKLMYPFKAISQFGRKIEDVIISSVIKVPLLWIVLLGATGVLSGVMVLHWPKLRLPDSPDFKLFISSHPFERYDSEYKEQFWFEKIYITTDTFKLPLRFVWGVQAVDSGNYLDPESRGTLYFDESFNMSAPESQQWLLSFCKNLKNQTFYQMSYGLLLPNCFIENFVNWMSRRCNDFMGEIDRTPCCEVSSFPFAPDVFDQCLPESISSLYETPRQFFIPGVAGPKFARQSFENASRPAMVKAVVIEYESNQVFTMSYTEIDAFVQTVEDWLERMLVDAPPGMKNAWFISELEFFDLQDTLSTGTMIAICMAMGVALLVLLLVTLNVLISLYAVVTVTFTILTTVAVLVLLGWKLNVLESVAVSTAIGLAVDFSLHYGVHYRLSTDSDRKSSTYYSMTRMIGPTAMAAITTAVAGALMLPSNVLAYIQIGVFLLIAMLTSWIYATFFLMSLLRVIGPQFGFGQFRYPHFRAGLRESTKAQIDTATRQNQLHHQNTVSEQLLSNSSSAAGEFVGSESHELDSLTSNSIIKPINLDISRPINFDRAFKKKYSLPREQSPSTASAITVVLPDDVDFKNG; via the exons ATGGACTGGTACTATAAGCTGCTTGCACGGCGACCTCACTTTGTAGTGTTTTCAGTCGGTGTGTTCTCTGTGGCCTGCATAATGGTGGCATTGATCGCCAGGAAGCTACCCGACTTCGACGATCCTACGCTGGGGTTTGAGGCTCGCGGAACGTCAATTGGAAAACGGTGGACAGCGTGGCGCAATTTGCTGGAGGAAACGAGCCCAAGCGGAAGGCTCATTTCAAACCCGAAAGAGCTGGAGGAACAGCCGAGTTTGGATTACAACTATGGATTCCGCAGCCAAAAACGTAAGAAAGGACGGAAGAAAACGAATGGCAATGCCAAGAAGCGGAATAGACTGAACAAAAGCATAAGAATTCTGAAAGAGATATCTACTAACAAATCGTCCAATGGAGAGTTGATAAGTTATGAAGAGTATGACAATGATACATTCAGCAGTCGGCACGATAACTGGGAATATGGGAAAAATATGTCGTTTTACGCTGAAGAAACCGGTAATAAAACAATGGAAAAGAAACGTGCCAAATGGGACACGTTAAGAAATTTGAAACCTCCTCCGGATTCGATTGAGATTCATATACCTGCCGACGGATTTTTTTGTGAATCGCCTA ATAAAGAATTCGCCCACTTTGTAGTACAAAGAGTTAACCATAACTTAAATGACACCTTGTTTGAGCTGAATGCCTTCTTGGCGATGTGTGATCTAGAGCAACGAATCACAGTTGGGGAGCACTACACGGATCTTTGCCAGAAGGAACTTACTAGTGACAACTGCTGTAGACCATGGTCGGTGGTGAATTATGTTACGTTTCTCTCGAACAAGACTTCCTGTTTCGAACTGGACGAGGAGGATATTGCGATGGTTAAAACGTTACTATTTGATTGTTACCAATATTATCACAACATGAAATTAAGCAACGACTGCGTCAGGTCGAGTTGCGTTGTACCGACAGGGTGCAAGCAACATAATGCGGTGTATAACATTTTGCACTATTTGACCGATGTCGAGTTTATTAAGCTGAAC GAATCTGCCGAATTTCTAGGTGCTGCCATGATTTTTCTGCCGATTGCCAGGAGCATTAAGTCGCTCGAATTTTACCACAGTTTGCGGCAAGA GAATCTTGAAAATGATTTGGTAGCGGTAGTTGCTATTGATATGGGCTTGAAAAACGCGTTGTTTGATGAATGCCTTCTTAGAGACGGTTGGCTGCTTGGATTGGGCGCACTATTCGTGGTGGTTTCTATGTGGCTCTACACGAGGTCACTGTTTGTTACTCTAATGACTGTGATTGCTGTGATTTTCTCACTCGGAATAGCCTACTTCATCTATGCACTGATATTCGAGCTGTCGTTCTTTCCATTCATGAATCTTCTCGCAGTAGTTGTCATAGTTG GAATTGGAGCCGATGATGCATTTATCTTTCTGAAAATTTGGCAGTGTGTTATGGAAGACCGCATGAAAACTGGTGCCATTGCTATGGGTCCCTTAGCGGCCCCTTTTGTGGTGGAAGGTGTAACAAGTCGATCAGATACATTAATCGGAATTATGGCCAAAACATTGAAGCATGCAGCCTTGTCGATGCTAGTCACGTCACtgacaacagcagcagcattttACGCGTCGTATGTGAGTTCCATCACGGCCGTTCGTTGTTTTGG CATATTTTCTGGCACAGCAGTAATGGTTAATTACCTGCTAATGATAACCTGGCTGCCTGCTTGCGTATCGATTGCAGAACGAATATCATGTTTCTCGCTGGTCAAACCGGTGGAGAACTTCGTTGACAAGCTTATGTATCCCTTTAAGGCGATTAGTCAATTTGGTAGAAAAATAGAGGATGTTATAATATCATCAGTTATCAAAGTCCCGTTATTGTGGATTGTTTTGCTAG GTGCTACTGGTGTGTTGAGTGGGGTAATGGTGTTGCACTGGCCAAAGTTGAGACTGCCTGATTCACCGGATTTTAAATTGTTTATCAGCAGTCATCCGTTCGAACGATACGATAGTGAATATAAGGAACAGTTTTGGTTCGAGAAGATTTATATA ACTACGGATACCTTCAAGCTGCCGCTGCGCTTCGTATGGGGTGTCCAGGCGGTCGACAGTGGAAATTATCTCGACCCGGAAAGCCGAGGCACGCTTTACTTCGATGAAAGCTTCAACATGAGCGCGCCTGAATCGCAACAGTGGCTGCTGAGCTTTTGCAAGAACCTCAAAAATCAGACCTTCTATCAAATGAGTTACGGCCTCCTGCTACCGAATTGCTTCATCGAAAACTTCGTTAACTGGATGTCGCGACGCTGTAATGATTTTATGGGCGAGATCGATCGAACACCTTGCTGCGAAGTGTCGTCCTTCCCGTTTGCCCCGGATGTGTTCGATCAGTGCTTGCCGGAGTCGATTTCGAGCCTGTATGAAACTCCTAGGCAGTTCTTCATCCCTGGAGTCGCCGGGCCTAAATTTGCCAGACAATCGTTTGAAAATGCTAGTCGGCCTGCAATGGTGAAGGCGGTTGTTATCGAATATGAAAGTAATCAGGTGTTTACCATGTCCTACACGGAGATTGATGCTTTTGTGCAAACAGTGGAAGATTGGTTAGAACGAATGCTAGTCGATGCACCCCCCGGAATGAAGAACGCTTGGTTCATAAGCGAATTAGAGTTTTTTGATTTACAGGATACATTGTCCACTGGGACAATGATCGCTATTTGTATGGCGATGGGTGTTGCACTGCTAGTACTACTTTTAGTGACGTTGAATGTGTTGATTAGTTTATACGCTGTAGTGACTGTTACGTTTACAATTTTGACGACGGTAGCCGTTCTAGTGCTACTGGGTTGGAAGTTGAATGTGTTGGAGAGTGTAGCTGTTAGTACTGCAATAGGATTAGCGGTAGATTTTAGCTTACATTACGGCGTCCATTATAGGCTTTCGACCGATTCGGATCGAAAGTCTTCGACGTACTACTCGATGACTAGAATGATTGGTCCTACTGCGATGGCCGCAATCACTACCGCCGTCGCTGGGGCACTGATGTTGCCCTCGAACGTTCTTGCGTATATTCAAATAGGTGTGTTCCTGTTGATCGCTATGTTAACTAGCTGGatatatgccacatttttcctAATGAGTTTACTCAGAGTTATTGGACCACAGTTTGGTTTCGGCCAGTTTCGGTATCCACATTTTCGGGCAGGACTTCGCGAGAGTACAAAAGCTCAAATCGACACCGCAACTCGACAGAACCAATTGCACCACCAGAATACGGTTTCCGAGCAGCTGCTATCAAATTCTAGCTCGGCAGCGGGTGAATTCGTTGGCTCCGAGTCCCATGAGTTGGACTCCCTAACATCCAATTCTATTATCAAACCCATCAACCTAGATATTTCAAGGCCTATCAATTTCGACAGagcttttaagaaaaaatattcattaccTCGGGAGCAAAGCCCATCGACGGCTAGTGCAATAACGGTGGTTTTACCGGATGACGTAGACTTCAAGAATGGGTAA
- the LOC129717623 gene encoding uncharacterized protein LOC129717623 isoform X1, which translates to MNPLTEFEKTLYRRVAEHPGVWKPKLYASSPIKTAIESTDPNLINGYAFKNLYLQSPTELSADQHSELESYEQFVARLSDLHSSVYRQYFEGKDLEIDTLQQNMLDQQNSTYRRHYCQSDRKVNSIDVTRKKIRAQKLAVTLPPGWEFKYTTSASTHRNWNDLSALAQMPTTNLNSQQ; encoded by the exons ATGAATCCATTAACGGAATTTGAGAAAACACTCTATCGAAGGGTTGCTGAGCATCCGGGTGTGTGGAAACCAAAACTTTACGCATCATCGCCTATCAAAACGGCTATAGAATCAACCGACCCGAACCTTATTAACGGTTACGCATTCAAGAATCTATATCTTCAGTCGCCAACAGAGCTGTCTGCTGATCAGCATTCAGAACTAGAAAGTTACGAGCAGTTCGTTGCACGTCTGAGCGATCTGCACAGCTCCGTCTATCGACAGTATTTTGAAGGGAAAGATTTGGAAATCGATACATTACAGCAAAACATGCTAGATCAACAAAACTCAACCTATCGGAGACACTACTGCCAATCTGATAGGAAGGTCAACTCAATTGACGTGACTAGGAAAAAGAtacgagctcaaaaattagcagTTACGCTTCCCCCTGGCTGGGAGTTCAAATATACAACTTCAGCA AGCACCCATCGGAACTGGAATGACCTGTCGGCATTAGCTCAGATGCCAaccaccaatttgaattcgcaacaataa
- the LOC129717623 gene encoding uncharacterized protein LOC129717623 isoform X2 encodes MNPLTEFEKTLYRRVAEHPGVWKPKLYASSPIKTAIESTDPNLINGYAFKNLYLQSPTELSADQHSELESYEQFVARLSDLHSSVYRQYFEGKDLEIDTLQQNMLDQQNSTYRRHYCQSDRKVNSIDVTRKKIRAQKLAVTLPPGWEFKYTTSAVSEAFFTISQHPSELE; translated from the exons ATGAATCCATTAACGGAATTTGAGAAAACACTCTATCGAAGGGTTGCTGAGCATCCGGGTGTGTGGAAACCAAAACTTTACGCATCATCGCCTATCAAAACGGCTATAGAATCAACCGACCCGAACCTTATTAACGGTTACGCATTCAAGAATCTATATCTTCAGTCGCCAACAGAGCTGTCTGCTGATCAGCATTCAGAACTAGAAAGTTACGAGCAGTTCGTTGCACGTCTGAGCGATCTGCACAGCTCCGTCTATCGACAGTATTTTGAAGGGAAAGATTTGGAAATCGATACATTACAGCAAAACATGCTAGATCAACAAAACTCAACCTATCGGAGACACTACTGCCAATCTGATAGGAAGGTCAACTCAATTGACGTGACTAGGAAAAAGAtacgagctcaaaaattagcagTTACGCTTCCCCCTGGCTGGGAGTTCAAATATACAACTTCAGCAGTAAGCGAAGCTTTTTTTACAATTTCCC AGCACCCATCGGAACTGGAATGA